GTCTTCCTCCTTCAGGCTGGTTTCCAGGTTGGCTGTGTAAGGTCTTCTGGGAGGAACACACGGCAATACACGGCAGTTTTACCCTGACGGAAAGAGCAGCAGGCATGAAATTTCCCTCGATATTCCACGACTGGATCTCAGCCGTTctttcttacacacacacacacacacattttgcaCCGTTTAATTGATGCAGTTGATGTCAGGCTTGTGGAATACAAATGAACGAGGGGCGAAGGCTTTATCGcctgcagtgttggggagtaaCTAGTCTCAGATGGACCGTTGGCTGAACgcctgatgcatatggcacacaaaATTGGAAAAACTTCAGGAATTTTGAAGTTGTCATCTTCCGAGAGACATGCGTGTCACGTTCTTTAATGGTCTGCCTGGAAACAAAGCCTTCGTTACGCCAAACCCTCTCAATGAAGAAGAAAACTGTTGTGTGACAACTGTGTCAATGAGTGCttatcaggatcaactaaaATCTGGATTTTCATGTGAAGGTCACGGCATATACTCTTTAAAATACGTCCAAGAGTTTTACACATCGGTCtattattgtagggacatcgacttCCTTGACCAATGAAAGCTGCAACAGAGTCTAGACCTTCTACCGTCAGTCTGAACGTCTGGCTACGCAACACTAGGGAGTAACTaactaacaaacagcagtggcACTACTAATTGAAATACATCTTTCAGTAGTGTGACAGGTGTCTTTTTCTTTCACAAGCTCATTTTCCACCGTGTAGCAGTGTAGCGTGATGAAACACTAAATCACTTTTTTGTCACATTATATTGCACATTATATTGCGAGCTGAATAATCAAATGCGCTCTCTTAATACACAGCACTGGGAGTATTTCTATACAATTAAGCAACACTGAgaatattgcaatatttcatATGATTTAATGTGGGTTTTGGGACATAATTTTTCTTGTAACCCACGAGTATGAGAgcgtaaatgttttaaatagtgTCTCTATATTAACATTCAGCAGAGAAATCCATTAGAATtgctcaaaatattaaaaatgattcaaaattTATTACTACTTAAAATGTTCATGGAAGTCCCTGATAGGCAATTTAAAATGGTGTAGCTAAAATATACACTGcctttcaaaggtttgggggaagaagtctcttctgctcaccaaggctgcagtaaaaatgtgaaatattattagtgtctaaaatggctgttttctatgtgaatatattgtaaaatgtaatgtattcctgtgatcaaagctgaatttttagcatcattactccagtcttcagtgtcacaggtaacactttataataacgtttagttataagtcatttatgaattattagttaatgattaacaaatcatttacaaaatatgaatatacatttatacatgattgataagtgatatactaatattttatgaacgttttattaattcagttataagtcatttataaattatttgttaattatgaacaaatcatttacaaaacatggctatatgttcataaatgattaataagtgatatgttaacattttatgaatgttttattaattcagttatgAGAGACTTATacgttattagttaatgatgaacgaatcatttacaaaacatgacaatATACGTTCATAAATGATGACtaacccttatagggtctttggggtctgcACAGACACCAAACGACGTttactcaaataaaaaaaaaatgttctctttgtccaaatgacatgaaactttgtacagttgttaacactttctagatctacaaagaaaaaaaaaatggagtgatatcttgtttttatgttagtgtaaaaaaaagggtcacactcagggtcttaggggtctccagagaccccaggcaacaaaatgtaattttgtaacaaaataattgttctttaaaaaacaaatgtaattttactctgtttattaatgtttttacttcatatttgtgcagtttttggaggatttgtcatatcttttacatttatataaataaataaatatttttttatacaaaaacagcttattatgtaaaattcactttataaaagacccacatttctaaatttcattcatggggataacatggataatttgacatggtttagtgtaagatttttgcccatcttttggaaaatgcagttttaaaagtaaaaaaatatcacttttaccagtagatggctgcagagctccactatttgctatgtgttgtttgactgactgaaagacatcttttcacaagtatttttcagtcggatttatatctaaatattatgaaatcacaattatgacaataaaagacaataaaaattactttttgtcaaagttgagcatttttttgtactgaaaaaaaaaaagtttttcaaaaatgttgattttgaggatgaattttgtccaatttCTAAGCGgggtctcatcataatgtaacaatattgaaaaactgatttttttcattacaaaaaatactaaactttgacaaaaagtaggctttattgttataattgtgatttcagaatatttagatatgaatccaactgaaaaatacttgtgaaaagacatccttcagtcagtcaaataacacatagcaaatagtggagctctgcagcatttactggtaaaaatgatagtttttttacttttataactgcattttccaaaagatgggcaaaaatcttacactaaaccatgtcaaattatccatgttatccccatgaatgaaatttagaaatgtgggtcttttataaagtaaattttacataaaaagctgtttttgtataaaaacctatttaaaaaaatattttttaatttatttatataaatttaaaaaataagataaatactccaaaaactgcacaaacgTGGAGTaaaaaacagagtaaaattacatttgtttaaaaaaaacagacctggggtctgtggagaccctgaagaccctgagtgtacttTCCAAAtgaagaccgcacaagggttaagtgttatgctaacaatttataaatatgttGTAAGTTATCttaatcaaataaatcaaaccaatcattagtagatggtttataagttattagttGATACATTATTTATCACATAATAATTGAagtatttatgacaaaattgttttagtatcattatctcagtaaacaattgttaatcatgaacaaatgttgaacaaaccattagtaaatgatcagtatatgatttattgatgaagttgtaagctggtcagtgttcaaaagcacaaacatgcaggtatgctaaagcactatttttaagaagagtaatttatttgttttaaagtggataaacatttataaacgCCTTACAGTCAGGTGATTCCAGTGGGCTATGGtaaatcctttcactcatcagtacagacttgtgttctgtgtgtggGATCTAGTGAAGAAGTCAACCTCTGAACCGGTTTtaccttccactgaagctcacatcaggtgcacagagttaaacactccatgtgtgtcagagaagacagctgtctataccctcaccagtcagcacttacactgcagtacacactacaaagtgttcaacgcctgttatagatgatgtgtaaatgcatgaacaaataatttacaaagctttctgcattccctattctaaagtgtatactattcatcacttgtaaatgtgttaTATATCATTTGTAAACCGTTGtataaaaagaataattttaAGCTCCCTACTCCACCCTATAACCTTAAGCATAACCACTTTGACAATATACGTAGTGTAACAGGCAGATAAATGTACGCtagtcacaataatttatttaaaacattacaaaaagcagTATACAGAACAGACAAAATGACGTGTGTGCTACATTACCAGCGTAATGACAGCAAAACATAATTTGTGTGAGTTACAGaatgaaattaaagtgtttaatcACTGCAAACATTCCTCTGATCTGCATTTCCATCCTTAAGCGTTGCGCTGAATCTAACACAGCAACTCAAATTCGGCATGTCGCAAACACTCTATGGTAGTCGCAAATCAAATGTGACAGCCAATAAGGAGCGAGGTTTGACGTCACTGCCGCAAACCTGTGTCACAATGTTAGAAGCGCCAATTTTGAAAGTTATGAAACGGTGGATTGGTACGATTATTAACGTAATTAAATCAATATACATTATAAGAATCTTTTCCTCTCAAGGTGGTATCGTACGACTTCTGaacactttaaataaaatgcatgaaataaTGGACTACGTTTATTATCAGTTTATGGTGcattttcatgttatggtgaGGAGCTGTTCcatgaaaaactaaataaaaattaaatgattaagtGCTGGTTAAAAGGTGGCAgagtgttgatttttttttttttttaaataatgtgaaGTTTAGGCTTGGGTAAAGTGATGGAATGAGATGGATCATGTAACAGGAAGATCTGCAAATGATATAtaacacatttacaagtgatgaatagtttacactttagaataggggatgcagaaagctttgtaaatgatatattcatgcatttacacatcatctataacaggtgttgaacactttgtagtgtgtgactgtaaggcatttataaatgtttatccacttcaaaacaaataaattactcttcctaaaaatagtgctttagcatacctgcatgtttgtgcttttgaacactGACCAACTTACAACttcattaataaatcatatactgatcatttactaatgATCATTTACTTATTTACAAACACTCGTTTACTAATCGctgatcattaactaataaattataaatgacttataaccgaattaataaaacattaataaaatgttagtatatcacttattaatcatttatgaatgtatattcatgttttgtaaatgatttgttcaacattatctaataatttataaatgacctataactgaattaataaaacattcataaaatgttaacatatcacttattaatcatttattaacatataatcatgttttgtaaatgattcgtTCATCATTTGTTCATCAGTGACATAATTGAacgttattgtaaagtgttaccaaaaacatttgtaatgcgtccaatcttttgactggtactgtaatttaacataggcctatacaaaattttcttcacatgatgtgcaataatacgtgcatgcatgagatcacaaaaatcatgttttttttgtcaagagtgtatattaatcctgttatcagcatgatcacagagggttttttcacagcccaCCTGACTGAAATTTAGAGGTCATTATGCacatcttttgtcttctcaggtgtgaatcacctccacgcatactgtgtttctgggaacaaaaaaaatttaaatctctctattgttttatatgaacgagtaggcaggataatttttacatcattttgaagcgaaaactctagtctacaacctccaatacccaaaggtcttgtgaacacagatatatatatatatatatatatatatatatacagtacagtccaaaagtttggaaccactaagattttttatgtttttaaaagaagtttcgtctgctcaccaaggctacatttatttaattaaaaatacagtaaaaacagtaatattgggaaatattattacaatttaaaataactgttttctatttgaatatatttgacaaagtaatttattcctgtgatgcaaagctgaattttcagcatcattactccagtcttcagtgtcacatgatccttcagaaatcattctaatatgctgatctgctgctcaagaaacatttaatgtgtacaattgtacaaaatatttgtgtacaatattttttttcaggattatttaatgaatagaaagttcaaaagaacagtgtttatctgaaatctaatcttttgtaacattataaatgtctttactgccacttttgattgatttaatgcatccttgctgaataaaagtattcatttctttaatttcttttcaaaaaaataaaaataaaaattcttactgaccccaaacttttgaacggtagtgtgtaatgctacagaagctttgtatttcagataaatgctgttcttttgaactttctattcatcaaggaatcctgaacaaaaaagtacacaactgttttcaacattgaaaataatcataaatgtttcttgagcagcaaatcagcatattagaatgatttctgaaggatcatgtgacactgaagactggagtaatgatgctgaaaatgcagctttgatcacaggaataaattactttgtcaaatttatttaaatagtacacagttattttaaattgtaataatatttcacaatattactgttttttactgtatttttaattaaataaatgtagccttggtgagcagacgaaacttcttttaaaaacattaaaaatcttagtggttccaaacttttggactgtactgtatatatatatatataatatataatatatatatatatttatatatatatatatatatatttttttttttttttggacttaTTTCAgcgacttaagttttttgttttttccataaccacgcataaaagttattccttcaaaaacacaaacatgtacatacatgttcctcacatattattgtagcctagtttgtgctgaatacagtgtaatgacacttttgtcatttatatgtttatgaacaactgaaaaaagcacaaatgtcagggcatgtcaaaacttctccaaggccccaaaaatcctccgaccccagagggttaatgttttgtttttgtttcatagATTTTTACTATCTCTAttctattaattaattaaaataataattctcaATGTATCCACAATTGTGAGCCTCTAGCCTTTAATTTGAACAAATATTAACTTCAGAAGAAAATCAGAACAAAGTACTAAGTACTAAGATCTAGAACAGATACTACGCTTACACAGCAGCCTCTATGCCAACTTGCACAGTCAGGAATTGACTAACAATAGAGGCCGTGCAGTCTTTTGCCTTGGTCTTGTATAAAAGCACAGGTGACAGCAGTCAGTCAACAAGCAGAATCAGCTTCAGCTTCTCCTTTGTGGAACTACTGAGGATCAGCCAGCGCAACCATGATGGGCAAGGTAAACTTCAATCCTGCTAACATTTTCAAAGTTGAATTCAAGTGAAAAttaaagtggggggaaaaataAAACCACTGaaacttaaacttttgaactttcagGTCACCTTCTACGAGGACAGGAACTTCCAGGGTCGCTCTTATGAGTGTATGGGTGACTCTGGTGACTTTTCCTCCTACATGAGCCGCTGTCACTCTTGCAGAGTGGAGAGTGGATGCTGGATGATGTATGATCATCCCAACTACATGGGAAATGGGTATTTCTTCAGGAAGGGGGAATACGCAGATTACATGTCTATGTTTGGAATGAACAACTGCATCAGGTCCTGCCGTATGATCCCCATGGTGAGCTCCATGAATGTATTGTTTTGTAATATATACACCCAAAGGCACATCCTTTCATTTAGAACATttcttaattaaatatttaatttacatttatctAGAATCATAAAGCAGAAACCTGATCTAAATTTGTAGGACATAGAGGAAGATGCTAAAATCTATCAAAGCAAAAAACAATCCTTTCAGAATAGTGATTTATAAGGCAGAACTACACAGTTCTTGTTAGTTGTTTACATCAGATGTTTTTTTCTACCTGCTAAACTTGAAAATAATGGACTGCTCTTCCACTACAGTACAGGGGATCCTACAGGATGAGGATCTACGAGAGGGATAACTTCATGGGTCAGATGTACGAGATGATGGATGACTGTGACAACATCATGGACCGTTACCGCATGTCTCACTGCCACTCTTGCCATGTGATGGACGGCCACTGGCTCATGTATGAGCAGCCCCACTACAGAGGCAGGATGTGGTACTTCAGGCCTGGAGAGTACAGGAGCTTCAGCAATATGGGTGGCATGAGATTCATGAGCATGAGGCGTATCATGGATTCCTGGTACTAGggtttatattaataaaatattttctctACACCACTACACATTCTGTCTTGAAAATCATTGATGTCAATAATATTTGCATTAGTATCCCACAAATAACACCTCATAAATTATACAGAACTGTAAAGTAAATGACTGAATTCTGTTATAGTATAGCAAGATAGCAATATAACCTACTgtatgtactgtaaatatgaggGATGCAGGCTCTCAAATGACAAGGTCCAGTCAAACATGAAACCCTGTTCATAATTGTGAAACATATATTGCATTAAAATAGCTTGTTCCTCATAGCCGGTGAAATACAAATGCTTatgttttattacaatttatcaGAAATATAATACTCCTTAAATGTCCATATGTGATTTCCATATAAGTGATGCAGTTAGCTACAACAAGAGTCacctatattaataaataaagtccacaagacatatatttgaaaaaatataatcTGAGCAAGTACCATATCTACTGCCATAGCCAGAcctccttttctttttctttgtttaatgaACAGAAGCATATAAGGACTAATTATGCAAGTCTGAAATTTCCTGCCAATTGAAACCAGACAGCtcttaatataaatattttttatatgtttacTGTAGTGATTTAGGGCAcggaattaccattgtgtatgaaatgtgctatataaataaacttgtcTTGCCtaattagtttattttaaaaaacattattgtttttttttttgttttttttgtaggcttgattgtgtttatggggcgcagtttaacagtcttaatgcttcgtataaaaaaaaaaaaaaaaaaaaaaaatgtgtttttcatgtattttacactcaaaaacaaagattttttgatgctgttcagtttatttaaacaatttattttgattcaggtttctggtttaaatgtgattgattcatgttaaattgacttgaaacgattactttttgacttaacgatgttttcatattggaataacatgtttcaatcaagtaaacccaaccaggactcaatcaaacaggattttcacttcccatcatgctttgcaaaggggctgaactaggaatgtaaatgttgaaataaagtgttattttaagcagtttttaggaagatgagaaaatggaaagactttctaatgtttactgttctattatgttggtatttaaaagtttctgttaattaatagttttggggttaccattatggtgaattgttgcacttgtgcttgggttgaggacctgctaacaaactttcaaattactttaataagaaaataatcactatggtagtgctctgggttgcatttcccaaaagcattgtaagcctatgttgattgtaaaagccattgccaccaatggacttatgatcaatttaggctttacaatgtttttggttaaggcaatttaggatgaatccagtatcacatctagagttctaacacagaacatcacaaaagttatataaatcacaaaattaaacaagaagaattgtaaaaatcaatgtatatgaaaacaatttattttttatttatttatttattgctttttatttattttccaaaacattgcaaattagttgggctgacactactcaattaagctgtgcccaaccatagtaaatcatttattaaggttgattcaacttaagttgacccaacgtaagtacattaaattggaataacagaattgcataatgctgaaataaagcaacttaatcatgtggaaatcctttccatgatttttttatgttcgttcaaagatttttttttttttgagtgtacctTTATTCTACATCACTGTTTCCCTTATCCTAAAACGCTCTGTTGAGTTCCTggttctatgaagcccctccctcAGAAATACACAATGGACtgagattggttagctggccctgtgtattgtgattcgctgTCCGGAATATGTTGTCACACCAGGCCCCTTACCATTACAGGCAAACGCTGCATGTGCTTCGGTCAAAATCCAGTCTTTGCTtcggtggaaatgtaaataatggcgtcaaTATCGGTAGTGTACGTACTGTAGGTAAATATTGctgttatacatttttatacatacttTTCTTCTTGCATTTTAAAAACGTATTTTacagcaaacaaataaataaagattatcaTTCAAACCCTGGAAAAAGCATTGAAATCTTCAACACTGATCACCTGCTTCTCTGGTTTGTTCTTTAAGAGACAACAACACACACATCATCTGTCATGTACAAATGATTTAACACTCCCACAGCACACATGTGGTTAGACATGACGGAGCGTGTATGAATAATCACGCATGCATGCGTTCTGCGCGTCAGCTGTGATTATGACAGATATCAGAGGCTGTGAGAGAGCGAGGTTATGATATACAGCAGCCTCGGGCATGTTCCTGTACCGCCTGTAGCTCACGTGAAGTCATCTCCATTTGCTGGAAAAGGTCAGACAGCCCTTCTCTCCGCCTCGGGCATATGGACACAAAATTCACTCTCTGCGTCCATTTCCGCCAGCTGTTGacctctctttctgtctctctacATGGATGGATGATCATCACACAGTCAGTATTCTAGCAGGTTCCTCTGGGATAATCATGTCATCACAACCTACACATCTCCTGCTCGACTGCCTCTACCTTCTACAACACAAAAGATTTATTGGGAAGAAGCTTAAAGCTGCACGCTACCCTTTTAACATACACAacagctgtgtcccaattcagaggctgcatcctttgAAGGGTGCATTCGAAGGCCGGATGCGTCAGGAGAAACTAAAGTTGTCCCAGTTCGAAGCTCCTTCAAATGAACCTCAAAGTTATTCATTTTACTGG
This DNA window, taken from Megalobrama amblycephala isolate DHTTF-2021 linkage group LG4, ASM1881202v1, whole genome shotgun sequence, encodes the following:
- the LOC125266301 gene encoding gamma-crystallin M2-like, with product MMGKVTFYEDRNFQGRSYECMGDSGDFSSYMSRCHSCRVESGCWMMYDHPNYMGNGYFFRKGEYADYMSMFGMNNCIRSCRMIPMYRGSYRMRIYERDNFMGQMYEMMDDCDNIMDRYRMSHCHSCHVMDGHWLMYEQPHYRGRMWYFRPGEYRSFSNMGGMRFMSMRRIMDSWY